One genomic region from Strix uralensis isolate ZFMK-TIS-50842 chromosome 5, bStrUra1, whole genome shotgun sequence encodes:
- the LOC141943768 gene encoding histone H1.01-like, protein MSETAPIAAPDIAAAVPAPVKSPAAKKPKKAAGGSKARKPAGPSVTELITKAVSASKERKGLSLAALKKALAAGGYDVEKSNSRIKLGLKSLVSKGTLVQTKGTGASGSFRLSKKPEELKEKAPKKRAAAAKPKKPAIKKPASAAKKPKKAVTAKKSPKKAKKPAAAAAKKAAKSPKKATKAAKPKKAAAAAKSPAKAKAVKPKAAKPKAAKAKKAPPKKK, encoded by the coding sequence ATGTCTGAGACTGCGCCCATCGCCGCGCCCGACATTGCAGCCGCCGTCCCGGCTCCGGTGAAGTCTCCGGCCGCCAAGAAGCCGAAGAAGGCGGCGGGCGGCTCCAAAGCCCGCAAGCCGGCGGGGCCCAGCGTCACCGAGCTGATCACCAAGGCCGTGTCCGCCTCCAAGGAGCGCAAGGGGCTCTCCCTCGCCGCGCTCAAGAAGGCGCTGGCCGCCGGCGGCTACGATGTGGAGAAGAGTAACAGCCGAATCAAGCTGGGGCTCAAGAGCCTTGTCAGCAAAGGCACCCTGGTGCAGACCAAGGGCACCGGCGCCTCCGGCTCTTTCCGCCTCAGTAAGAAGCCTGAAGAATTGAAGGAAAAAGCCCCCAAGAAGCGGGCGGCCGCAGCCAAGCCCAAGAAGCCGGCGATCAAGAAGCCTGCCAGCGCTGCCAAGAAGCCCAAGAAAGCCGTGACAGCGAAGAAGAGCCCCAAGAAAGCGAAGAAGCCGGCGGCCGCTGCCGCCAAGAAAGCAGCCAAGAGCCCCAAGAAGGCGACTAAGGCTGCCAAGCCCAAAAaagcggcggcggcagcgaaGAGCCCGGCCAAGGCGAAGGCGGTGAAGCCCAAAGCAGCCAAGCCGAAAGCAGCCAAGGCGAAGAAGGCGCCCcccaagaagaaataa